A single region of the Triticum dicoccoides isolate Atlit2015 ecotype Zavitan chromosome 2B, WEW_v2.0, whole genome shotgun sequence genome encodes:
- the LOC119368214 gene encoding uncharacterized protein LOC119368214 has translation MADWAPVFIALVLFVLSPGLLFQVPGKNRFLEFGNKQTSGVSVLFHAVIYFALISIFTLAVRVHVILG, from the coding sequence ATGGCGGACTGGGCCCCGGTGTTCATCGCGCTGGTGCTCTTCGTCCTCTCGCCGGGGCTGCTCTTCCAGGTCCCCGGCAAGAACAGGTTCCTGGAGTTCGGCAACAAGCAGACCAGCGGCGTCTCCGTGCTCTTCCACGCCGTCATCTACTTCGCCCTCATCTCCATCTTCACCCTCGCCGTCCGCGTCCACGTCATCCTTGGTTGA